The Lolium rigidum isolate FL_2022 chromosome 1, APGP_CSIRO_Lrig_0.1, whole genome shotgun sequence region CGCGCTGGCATATCTCCGTGATGTCTGCGCCGCTGTACCCGGCCGTGGAGCGGGCCAGGTCCGGGAGGTTGACGCGGCGAGAGAGAGGGGTCCGGCGCAGGCACGACTTGAAGATCTGCAAACGCGACGGCTCGTCGGGGAGCGGGATGTAGATGAGCTGGTCGAGCCGCCCCGGCCGGAGCAGGGCCGGGTCGATGATGTCCGGCCTGTTGGTGGCCCCGATGACGAACACCGTCTTCTTGGCGTTGATCCCGTCCATCTCCGTCAGCAGCTGGTTCAGCACCCGGTCCGACGTGCCGCCTGCGTCTCCGACGTTGTTCCCGCGCTTGACGGCGATCGAGTCGAGCTCGTCAAAGAAGAGGACGCAGGGCGCCGACTGGCGCGCCTTGTCGAACAGGTCGCGGACGTTGGACTCGCTCTCGCCGAACCACATGGTGAGCAGCTCGGGCCCCTTGACGCTGATGAAGTTGGCATTGCACTCCCTGGCGATGGCCTTGGCCAGAAGCGTCTTGCCGCAGCCCGGCGGGCCGTAGAAGAGCACGCCCTTTGACGGCTCCATGCCGAACATCTCGAACATCTCCGGGTGCTCCACCGGGTACTGCACCGTCTCCTGGAGCTCCAGCTTGACGTCCTCCAGGCCGCCCACGTCCTCCCACGTCACCTTGGGGACCTCCACCAGGCCGGTCTCGCGTAGCGCCGAGGGCTTGGTCACCTCCATGGCGTGCTTGAGGTCGCCCATGGTGATGGACATGGAGTTGAGCACCTCCACGTCGATGGTGTCGTCCTCAAGATCGATCACGTCCATCTTCTGGCGGATGCACTGGAAGGCAGCCTCGGAGCAGAGCGCCGCGAGGTCGGCGCCGACGAAGCCGTGCGTGTCCTTGCCGATGCGCTCGAGGTCGACGTCATCCGCGAGGGGCATGTTCTTGGAGTGGATGCGGAGGATCTCGAGGCGGCCGACCTCGTCGGGCACGCCGATGTCAATCTCCTTGTCAAAGCGGCCGAAGCGGCGGAGCGCCGGGTCGAGGCTGTTGGGGCGGTTGGTGGCGCCGATGACCATGACCTGCGCGCGCTGGCGGAGGCCGTCCATGAGCGTGAGCAGCTGCGACACGATGCGGCGCTCCACCTCGCCGTGCGTCTTCTCGCGGTTGGGcgcgatggcgtcgatctcgtccATGAAGATGATGGACGGCGACTTGGCCTCGGCCTCCTCGAAAACCTTGCGCAGGTTGGCCTCGctctggccggccatggcggaCATGATCTCCGGCCCGTTGACGACGAGGAAGTGGGCGCCGGACTCGGAGGCGATGGCGCGCGCGAGCAGCGTCTTGCCGGTGCCGGGCGGGCCGTAGAGCAGGATCCCCTTGGGTGGCTTGACGCCGAGCGTGTGGAACAGCTTGGGGTGGCGCAGCGGCAGCTCGACCATCTCGCGGATCTGCGCGAGCTGCTTGCGGACGCCGCCAACGTCGTCGTAGCCCGGGCCGtcgagcctctcctcctcctcccgcctgaGGGGGTCCTGGAGGTACATCTCCGTCTGGTCCGTGACGATGACGAACTCGTCGGGGGCcgtgtcgacgatcttgaactccACGGCATGCAAGTGGCCGTGCACCTTGAAGCGATCGCCCTTGCGCACCGGCCGCAGCTGGCCCTTGAAGTAGGCTGCATCGATCGATCATGTTAGAGCTAATTAAGCAAACGAATCAAAGATCAAGTAATTAATCGATCGATGGTAGTAGTGTATATAGTACTTACGTGTCAGGTAGGCCTCAAACAGGTTGCCGCTGATGCCTTCGACTGAGTCCTCGAACGGGCTGCAGGCGATCTTGGTGGCCTGCTTGATGTTGGCGCAGGGGTTGACGGTGACGAGGTCGCTGAGGTGCAGCCGGAGGTTGCCGCGGACGACGCGGTTGAGCCGCGCCATGCCGTCCGGGCACGTGTCGTCCTTCCTCGCGTAGCACACCGTCTCGCGCCTGCGCTTGCCGCGGAGCGTCACCGCGTCGCCCTCGAACAGGTTGAGCGCCTCCATGGTGGCGAGGCTCAGCGCCACCGCCGAGCTGTCGACGGCCACGCCGCCCTCGGCGTCGTCCACGACGAGGCGGTTCGGCGACctcttcttgctgggctccaggatCGCCGTGCTGTAGTCCCGCTTGGCGGAGACCTCTTGATCAAGATCCATGGTG contains the following coding sequences:
- the LOC124653362 gene encoding cell division cycle protein 48 homolog; protein product: MDLDQEVSAKRDYSTAILEPSKKRSPNRLVVDDAEGGVAVDSSAVALSLATMEALNLFEGDAVTLRGKRRRETVCYARKDDTCPDGMARLNRVVRGNLRLHLSDLVTVNPCANIKQATKIACSPFEDSVEGISGNLFEAYLTPYFKGQLRPVRKGDRFKVHGHLHAVEFKIVDTAPDEFVIVTDQTEMYLQDPLRREEEERLDGPGYDDVGGVRKQLAQIREMVELPLRHPKLFHTLGVKPPKGILLYGPPGTGKTLLARAIASESGAHFLVVNGPEIMSAMAGQSEANLRKVFEEAEAKSPSIIFMDEIDAIAPNREKTHGEVERRIVSQLLTLMDGLRQRAQVMVIGATNRPNSLDPALRRFGRFDKEIDIGVPDEVGRLEILRIHSKNMPLADDVDLERIGKDTHGFVGADLAALCSEAAFQCIRQKMDVIDLEDDTIDVEVLNSMSITMGDLKHAMEVTKPSALRETGLVEVPKVTWEDVGGLEDVKLELQETVQYPVEHPEMFEMFGMEPSKGVLFYGPPGCGKTLLAKAIARECNANFISVKGPELLTMWFGESESNVRDLFDKARQSAPCVLFFDELDSIAVKRGNNVGDAGGTSDRVLNQLLTEMDGINAKKTVFVIGATNRPDIIDPALLRPGRLDQLIYIPLPDEPSRLQIFKSCLRRTPLSRRVNLPDLARSTAGYSGADITEICQRACKLAIREVIQKSTLVGKALAMADAEMTRKHFLGAMKHARRSVSDLDVLKYEYFAQKFKQGGSFEEPAPRVQQVKPPEGHLELKAAADVDATLDEESLDRAGVHPTPDVVHLVRATKEDDETRTTAEFSFALEGAVKVKSQKMRHTFDRQNPYCLFAYLPLEEPSSTSTDRLVVRCCVEVGPAIVLTPVRWHAVTIPTTVILNPVPPPSESVLTPLLSAMHG